The nucleotide window TATTGTCATATATGGCATTACAAGATGCTAATATATACAATTCCTTGCCTTGTCAAATATGTCAAGAATGGAAAAATCAGATTTATTGGAATTATTAGGAAAAAGGATAAAGGAACTACGATTAGAAAGAGGAATGTCTCAAGTTGATTTAGTAGCAAAAATGCAAGGAAACATTGATACTACAAACATTTCGA belongs to Flavobacterium gilvum and includes:
- a CDS encoding helix-turn-helix domain-containing protein produces the protein MEKSDLLELLGKRIKELRLERGMSQVDLVAKMQGNIDTTNISRIEAGRTNPTVYSLYRLSEALEISMSELVNFNVKK